One Deltaproteobacteria bacterium DNA window includes the following coding sequences:
- a CDS encoding rhodanese-like domain-containing protein: MRRFWLGLTALLLMAAAPAWGDPSKYPEYAKVEPSDKIAIQYVRVEELVQHVLDRKPLTIVDVRQARSYADGHIKGALSIPLGAFYRGAAVPEEGLVVLY; encoded by the coding sequence ATGCGACGTTTCTGGCTGGGCCTCACGGCCCTGCTCTTGATGGCGGCGGCTCCGGCCTGGGGCGATCCCTCCAAGTACCCGGAGTATGCCAAGGTGGAGCCGTCGGACAAGATCGCGATCCAATATGTCCGAGTCGAAGAACTCGTCCAGCACGTCCTCGACCGCAAGCCCCTCACCATCGTGGACGTGAGGCAAGCTCGGAGCTATGCCGACGGTCACATCAAGGGCGCCCTCTCGATACCGCTCGGCGCCTTCTACCGAGGTGCCGCCGTGCCCGAGGAGGGCCTCGTCGTACTCTATT
- a CDS encoding vitamin K epoxide reductase family protein, producing the protein MAKASRKRGPRQQQAAAAPGPPKPNWPVLGLAAVGLVLAGYLTGTAWSGGETAFCEAGDDCDIVLQSRWSELLGLPTSLWGFFVYVVLAGAALIKRRSRRWKVLAAVSLFGMAYSLYLTYISLFVLEAACPYCLTSLAILTAIFVVTLMQVPQVSHRVPWKPWLGASFGAAAVAVLAMHLVFYSGATVNASANEDPWLRGLAVHLDDIDAKMYGAFWCPACQSQMELFGASAERIPYIECSPGGRSAPTATKCLAAGVRSYPTWVIKGQRQVGVLTPATLADRSGFAGVKPAQKEGG; encoded by the coding sequence GTGGCCAAGGCATCCAGAAAAAGAGGACCGCGGCAGCAGCAGGCCGCGGCGGCGCCCGGGCCGCCCAAGCCCAACTGGCCGGTGCTGGGACTGGCCGCGGTGGGGCTTGTGCTGGCGGGGTATCTGACGGGCACCGCGTGGTCGGGCGGGGAGACCGCCTTTTGCGAGGCGGGCGACGACTGCGACATTGTGCTCCAAAGCCGCTGGTCGGAGCTTCTGGGCCTGCCCACCTCGCTTTGGGGGTTTTTCGTGTACGTGGTGCTGGCGGGCGCGGCGCTCATCAAGCGGCGGAGCCGGCGCTGGAAGGTCTTGGCCGCGGTCTCGCTCTTCGGCATGGCCTACAGCCTGTACCTGACCTACATCTCCCTGTTCGTGCTGGAGGCCGCCTGTCCGTACTGCCTGACCTCCCTTGCGATCTTGACCGCCATCTTCGTCGTGACGCTGATGCAGGTCCCCCAGGTGAGCCACCGCGTGCCGTGGAAGCCCTGGCTCGGCGCGAGCTTCGGCGCCGCCGCGGTGGCGGTGCTGGCGATGCACCTGGTCTTCTACTCGGGCGCCACGGTGAACGCTTCGGCCAACGAAGACCCGTGGTTGCGAGGCTTGGCCGTGCACCTCGACGATATCGATGCCAAGATGTACGGAGCGTTCTGGTGCCCCGCCTGCCAGAGTCAGATGGAATTGTTCGGCGCTTCCGCCGAGCGCATCCCTTACATCGAGTGCAGTCCCGGGGGGCGCAGCGCGCCCACCGCGACCAAGTGCCTGGCGGCGGGCGTGCGTTCCTATCCCACGTGGGTGATCAAGGGCCAGCGTCAAGTCGGGGTGCTGACGCCGGCGACACTGGCGGATCGGAGCGGCTTCGCGGGGGTCAAGCCCGCGCAGAAGGAGGGTGGCTGA